One Bufo gargarizans isolate SCDJY-AF-19 chromosome 4, ASM1485885v1, whole genome shotgun sequence DNA window includes the following coding sequences:
- the LOC122935867 gene encoding adiponectin-like, whose amino-acid sequence MLVLHSVYTLLILVPLCISAEDDPTRPERNPCANWMGGAPGYPGHNGLPGRDGKDGNNGEKGERGEPGAKGQMGDVGEQGPSGPEGPRGFPGLQGQTGESPFLHRSAFSMGLATRVTTPNVPIRFTKVFYNEQRHYDDTTGKFTSHIKGLYLFTYHLTVYMKDVKIGLYKNNKPMMFTFDQFQTNNVDQASGSILLALDVGDEVWLQIYGEDFGGIYGDNLNDSSFSGILLYPSYETM is encoded by the exons ATGCTGGTGCTACATTCTGTATACACTTTGCTTATACTGGTCCCACTGTGCATTTCGGCTGAAGATGACCCAACACGGCCTGAACGGAATCCGTGTGCTAACTGGATGGGGGGAGCACCGGGGTATCCTGGACATAATGGACTTCCTGGAAGAGATGGCAAAGATGGGAATAATGGAGAGAAAGGAGAGAGAGGAGAACCAG GTGCTAAAGGGCAGATGGGAGATGTTGGTGAACAAGGACCTTCAGGACCTGAGGGTCCACGTGGCTTTCCAGGTCTCCAAGGCCAAACAGGAGAGAGTCCTTTTCTACATCGTTCAGCCTTTAGTATGGGTCTGGCAACCAGAGTTACCACCCCCAATGTGCCTATACGCTTCACTAAAGTCTTTTACAATGAGCAGCGCCACTATGATGACACCACAGGAAAGTTCACAAGCCATATTAAGGGTCTTTATTTATTCACCTACCACCTCACCGTCTACATGAAGGATGTCAAGATTGGATTATACAAGAATAACAAACCCATGATGTTTACCTTCGACCAGTTTCAGACAAATAACGTGGACCAGGCCTCTGGCTCCATCCTTCTAGCCTTAGATGTTGGAGATGAAGTCTGGCTTCAGATATACGGGGAGGATTTTGGAGGAATCTATGGCGATAATCTCAATGACTCATCATTCTCTGGAATCCTGTTGTATCCAAGCTATGAAACCATGTAA